A DNA window from Roseovarius sp. Pro17 contains the following coding sequences:
- the ureB gene encoding urease subunit beta: MAENKYWNRPPLPKSIIPDEAFDVGDRARCGHIEFAEGDIEINVGRPTKKLVLINTGDRPVQIGAHYHLAECNKAMAFDREAAFGFRLDIASGSAIRFEPGQSRKVQITTYVGREVAYGMNNMTNGSLRSDIIKAQTVKRLRDAGFCFEGDAYPVKPSPDSKYAKKSDKKSDKK, encoded by the coding sequence ATGGCTGAGAACAAGTATTGGAACCGGCCGCCGCTGCCGAAATCGATTATCCCGGACGAGGCGTTCGATGTGGGCGACCGTGCGCGCTGTGGTCATATCGAATTCGCCGAGGGCGACATTGAAATCAACGTGGGGCGTCCCACCAAAAAACTCGTGCTGATCAACACCGGCGACCGTCCGGTTCAGATCGGCGCGCACTACCATCTGGCCGAGTGCAACAAGGCGATGGCCTTTGATCGCGAGGCCGCCTTTGGTTTCCGGCTGGATATCGCCAGCGGATCGGCCATCCGGTTCGAGCCGGGTCAGAGCCGCAAGGTTCAGATCACGACATATGTCGGACGCGAAGTGGCCTACGGCATGAACAACATGACCAACGGGTCGCTGCGCTCGGACATCATCAAGGCTCAGACCGTGAAGCGTTTGCGCGATGCAGGCTTTTGTTTCGAGGGCGACGCCTATCCGGTCAAACCATCGCCGGACAGCAAGTATGCGAAAAAGTCGGACAAGAAATCCGACAAGAAGTGA
- a CDS encoding urease subunit gamma — MHMTLREEERLQLWTAAEMSRRRLERGMKLNYPEAIAVISDEILERAREGSIPMLTDMMEYGATILKKEHVMDGVADMMKILQVEAQFPDGTKLVTVMNPVRD, encoded by the coding sequence ATGCACATGACGCTGAGAGAAGAAGAGCGACTGCAATTATGGACAGCCGCCGAGATGTCGCGGCGCCGGCTGGAGCGCGGAATGAAGCTGAACTACCCCGAGGCGATCGCGGTGATTTCCGACGAAATCCTCGAACGGGCGCGTGAGGGCAGCATCCCGATGCTGACCGACATGATGGAATACGGCGCAACCATCCTCAAGAAAGAGCACGTCATGGACGGCGTCGCCGACATGATGAAAATCCTTCAGGTCGAAGCGCAGTTTCCCGACGGGACCAAACTAGTCACCGTCATGAACCCCGTCCGCGATTGA
- the ureG gene encoding urease accessory protein UreG — translation MRKPVRIGIGGPVGSGKTSTLVALCRALGSKYSIGVVTNDIFTKEDAQFVVKSGALEEGRVIGVETGGCPHTAIREDVSMNAHAIRQLQSRYDDLDIIFVESGGDNLAATFSPELVDSHIYVISVAQGGDIPRKGGPGIEKSPLLIINKTDLAPYVEVDLDQMDSDTSAQRKGKAYFFTNMKKGDGVEDVTAWIESDVLLVETV, via the coding sequence ATGCGCAAGCCAGTCAGAATCGGCATCGGTGGCCCGGTGGGATCAGGCAAGACTTCGACGCTTGTCGCGCTGTGCCGTGCTTTGGGAAGCAAATACTCGATCGGGGTCGTGACCAACGACATCTTTACCAAAGAGGACGCGCAATTCGTCGTGAAATCCGGCGCGCTGGAAGAGGGCCGTGTTATCGGTGTCGAAACCGGCGGCTGCCCGCACACGGCGATCCGCGAGGATGTGTCGATGAACGCCCACGCGATCCGCCAGCTTCAGTCGCGCTATGACGATCTGGATATCATTTTCGTCGAAAGCGGCGGTGACAACCTCGCCGCCACGTTCAGCCCGGAATTGGTCGACAGCCATATTTACGTGATCTCGGTGGCCCAAGGTGGGGATATCCCGCGCAAGGGTGGTCCCGGCATCGAAAAATCACCGTTGCTGATCATCAACAAGACCGACCTCGCCCCCTATGTCGAGGTTGATCTGGACCAGATGGACAGCGACACCAGCGCGCAGCGCAAGGGCAAAGCCTATTTCTTCACTAACATGAAGAAGGGCGATGGCGTCGAGGACGTGACGGCTTGGATAGAAAGCGACGTTCTGCTGGTCGAAACGGTTTGA
- the ureC gene encoding urease subunit alpha — protein sequence MSIKINRADYAAQYGPTTGDKIHLADTGLVVEIEKDLTTYGDEMVFGGGKTIRDGMGQASKWKQSDGALDMVITNAVIIDPILGVIKADIGVREGMIVGIGKAGNPDTMNITPGLIVSPNTDILSVEGMIVTPGLIDIHPHFDSVQQLSEYQNAGFTTVIGGGSGPKTVGIECPGVFNLHRMLEAMADFPLNYGNFGKGNAATKGALIEQILAGATGLKIHEDWSSSPAAIETTMDLADEYDFQVQIHADTLNETGYYEDTIAAINGRVMHIYHCEGAGGGNAPDMMQIVGEPNLMPSSTNPTNPFSINTYDEEIDMLITCHNLNKSVPTDIAFIQGRARAETMRAEDVLHDMGAISMIGSDSQGVGRAAESAQRAFQLAAVNKVRYGPLPEDAPGNDNFRVKRYLAKVTINPAVTFGVDSYVGSITAGKLADLIFWRPEQFIAKPEVTLKGGFISHAVMGDPAGSLMTCQPLKYRPQYGSHGANPSRLSYSFVTKAAIADGLEGKLRSHQTLMPVMRTRTISKRDMVHNAYMPNIEIDPESYNVYVDGERITVKPAKTLPLSQMFYFR from the coding sequence ATGAGCATCAAGATCAACCGGGCGGATTACGCCGCTCAATATGGGCCGACCACGGGCGACAAGATCCACCTTGCCGATACCGGACTGGTGGTCGAGATCGAGAAAGATCTGACCACTTACGGTGACGAAATGGTCTTTGGCGGCGGCAAGACGATCCGCGACGGCATGGGTCAGGCGTCCAAGTGGAAGCAGTCTGACGGTGCGCTGGACATGGTCATCACCAATGCGGTGATCATCGACCCGATCCTAGGCGTCATCAAGGCTGATATCGGCGTGCGCGAAGGCATGATCGTGGGCATCGGCAAGGCCGGTAATCCCGACACCATGAATATCACGCCGGGCCTGATTGTTTCGCCCAACACCGACATCCTGTCGGTTGAGGGGATGATCGTGACGCCGGGCCTGATCGACATTCACCCACATTTCGATTCCGTCCAGCAGCTCTCGGAATATCAGAACGCGGGCTTTACCACTGTGATCGGCGGCGGCTCGGGGCCGAAGACCGTGGGTATCGAATGCCCCGGCGTTTTCAACCTGCACCGGATGCTTGAGGCGATGGCCGATTTCCCGCTGAACTACGGCAACTTCGGCAAAGGCAACGCGGCCACCAAGGGCGCATTGATCGAGCAGATCCTTGCCGGCGCTACGGGCCTGAAAATCCACGAGGACTGGTCCTCTTCGCCCGCTGCCATCGAAACCACGATGGATCTGGCGGATGAGTATGATTTTCAAGTCCAGATCCACGCCGACACGCTGAACGAGACCGGCTATTACGAGGATACGATTGCCGCGATCAACGGTCGCGTCATGCACATCTATCACTGCGAAGGTGCGGGTGGCGGCAACGCCCCCGACATGATGCAGATCGTGGGCGAGCCGAACCTGATGCCGTCCTCGACCAACCCGACAAACCCTTTCTCGATCAACACGTATGACGAAGAAATCGACATGCTGATCACCTGTCACAACCTGAACAAGTCGGTGCCTACGGACATCGCGTTTATTCAGGGCCGTGCGCGGGCCGAGACGATGCGTGCCGAGGACGTTCTGCACGATATGGGCGCAATTTCGATGATCGGCTCGGACAGTCAGGGCGTGGGTCGCGCTGCGGAATCCGCACAGCGGGCGTTCCAGTTGGCTGCCGTCAACAAGGTGCGTTATGGGCCGCTGCCCGAGGATGCACCGGGCAACGACAACTTCCGGGTCAAACGCTATCTGGCCAAGGTCACCATCAATCCTGCGGTTACCTTTGGCGTCGATAGCTATGTCGGCTCGATCACGGCGGGCAAGCTGGCTGACCTGATCTTTTGGCGTCCCGAGCAGTTCATCGCCAAGCCTGAGGTGACGCTGAAAGGCGGCTTTATCTCGCATGCGGTGATGGGTGATCCGGCTGGATCGCTGATGACTTGCCAGCCGCTCAAGTATCGCCCGCAATATGGCTCGCATGGGGCGAACCCGTCACGCCTGTCCTATTCCTTTGTGACCAAGGCCGCGATTGCGGACGGGCTGGAGGGCAAGCTACGCTCGCATCAGACGCTTATGCCGGTGATGCGCACGCGGACCATCTCAAAACGCGACATGGTGCATAATGCCTACATGCCCAACATCGAGATCGATCCAGAGAGCTACAATGTCTACGTCGACGGCGAGCGGATTACCGTGAAACCGGCCAAGACATTGCCGCTTTCGCAGATGTTCTACTTTCGCTGA
- a CDS encoding ABC transporter ATP-binding protein translates to MTDKTLLSITDLRSGYGRVDIVNGVSFDVKQGEIVAVIGRNGVGKSTLMKTIIGEVSTFGGKITLNGEHIQKLPEATRAQKGIGYVPQGRGLFNSLTVGENLRLGNLVGGKPKQTNYERVYEFFPVLKERLSQIAGTMSGGQQQQLAIGRILIGNPKIILLDEPSEGIQPNIVQAIGQIIRRIRDEEGLTVIIVEQNLDLIQASADRCIVIDKGVIVDEISPEALADPKVAKKYLAI, encoded by the coding sequence ATGACAGACAAAACACTGCTCAGTATAACGGATCTGCGATCGGGTTATGGCCGTGTCGACATAGTGAATGGCGTCAGTTTCGACGTCAAGCAAGGCGAGATCGTCGCGGTGATCGGGCGTAACGGCGTCGGAAAATCAACGCTCATGAAGACGATCATCGGCGAGGTTTCCACATTCGGCGGCAAGATCACCCTCAATGGTGAGCATATTCAAAAGCTGCCGGAGGCAACGCGCGCGCAAAAGGGCATCGGCTATGTGCCGCAGGGGCGGGGCCTGTTCAATTCGTTGACCGTGGGCGAAAATCTGCGGTTGGGCAACCTGGTGGGCGGCAAACCAAAGCAGACCAATTACGAGCGGGTTTACGAGTTTTTTCCGGTTCTCAAGGAACGTCTGAGTCAGATCGCCGGCACGATGAGCGGCGGGCAGCAACAGCAATTGGCCATAGGGCGGATACTGATCGGGAACCCGAAAATCATCCTGTTGGACGAACCCTCGGAAGGCATCCAGCCCAATATCGTGCAGGCGATAGGCCAGATCATTCGCCGTATTCGCGACGAAGAAGGGCTGACCGTTATCATCGTGGAACAGAACCTCGATCTGATCCAGGCCAGCGCCGACCGTTGCATCGTGATCGACAAGGGCGTGATCGTCGACGAAATTTCGCCCGAGGCATTGGCCGATCCCAAGGTTGCAAAGAAATATCTGGCGATCTGA
- a CDS encoding ABC transporter ATP-binding protein: protein MTTTHTPQSRQAAPAPTGVPIIETRNVIKDFGGVRATDNLSLAIQPGELHCMIGPNGAGKSTFFKLLMGTIRPTSGTIHFNGQDITRLEPHQRARKGLGIKFQNMQVYQELTVFQNFFVPLRRNYKPREMPELVDRLLRRIHLTGLEDEVVKNLSHGQQQWLAIGQAIALEPRVLLLDEPAAGMGPEETASTAEILNALNADGMTVIVIEHDMEFIRSLHSRTSVLHLGTLFAQGSFEEIEQNEDVLRIYLGKA, encoded by the coding sequence ATGACCACCACCCACACACCCCAGAGCCGCCAAGCGGCGCCTGCCCCGACCGGCGTACCGATTATCGAGACGCGCAATGTCATAAAGGATTTTGGCGGCGTGCGGGCGACAGATAACCTGAGCCTCGCGATCCAGCCGGGCGAATTGCACTGCATGATCGGCCCCAACGGCGCGGGCAAGAGCACCTTTTTCAAACTGCTGATGGGCACAATCCGCCCGACCTCGGGCACGATCCATTTCAATGGTCAGGACATCACCCGGTTAGAGCCGCACCAGCGGGCGCGCAAAGGGTTGGGGATCAAGTTTCAGAACATGCAGGTCTATCAGGAACTGACGGTGTTCCAGAACTTCTTTGTGCCGCTGCGCCGCAACTACAAGCCGCGAGAGATGCCCGAACTGGTGGATCGTCTGCTGCGCCGGATACACCTGACCGGACTCGAGGATGAGGTGGTCAAGAACCTCAGTCACGGCCAGCAGCAATGGCTGGCTATCGGTCAGGCGATCGCGCTGGAACCCAGAGTTTTGCTGCTGGATGAGCCAGCCGCAGGCATGGGACCGGAGGAGACAGCATCGACCGCCGAGATACTGAATGCACTAAACGCAGACGGGATGACTGTCATCGTGATCGAGCACGACATGGAATTCATCCGAAGCCTTCATTCGCGCACGTCAGTGCTGCATCTGGGCACGCTATTCGCACAGGGAAGTTTTGAAGAAATCGAGCAGAACGAGGACGTTCTCAGAATTTACCTCGGCAAGGCATGA
- a CDS encoding ABC transporter permease subunit, with translation MNLGTELFGFAFQYIDSIAFLILSAIGLSIIFGMMGVINMAHGELMMIGAYVTAYSIHNGVPVPIAILFAGIGAGIAGVIMERLIIRHFYKQLLSSLVVTWGISMVISQLFLVLFGPTMESLRTPFSTVRILIGGDIGFAILGPESFSALAGASGRLPPGVESFGIYRIIMFVMAVLLIAAIWALMRYTEFGGRARATMDNPKMANALGINTSRIYAYTFGLGSALAGIAGGMFALTASITPFFGAAYTAKAFITVVVGGSANFITGLIGSVLTLGAVQTIFTNMFSVYIGFVGMIAAAFLILLLMPTGISGFIERIKARSK, from the coding sequence ATGAACCTAGGCACGGAACTTTTTGGGTTCGCCTTTCAATACATCGACAGCATCGCCTTTCTGATCCTATCCGCGATCGGGTTATCCATTATTTTCGGCATGATGGGCGTTATCAACATGGCGCACGGTGAGTTGATGATGATCGGTGCCTATGTCACCGCCTATTCGATCCACAATGGCGTGCCGGTCCCCATCGCGATCCTCTTTGCGGGGATCGGCGCCGGGATTGCGGGGGTCATAATGGAACGCCTCATCATCCGGCATTTTTACAAGCAATTGCTATCCTCGCTGGTGGTCACATGGGGCATCAGCATGGTCATCTCGCAGCTGTTTCTGGTGCTGTTCGGTCCCACGATGGAGAGTCTGAGAACCCCGTTTTCCACCGTCAGAATCCTGATCGGTGGCGATATCGGCTTTGCCATTCTTGGGCCCGAAAGCTTTTCGGCGCTGGCCGGTGCCAGCGGGCGGTTGCCGCCGGGAGTCGAGAGCTTTGGCATCTACCGGATCATCATGTTTGTGATGGCGGTCCTGCTGATCGCAGCAATCTGGGCGCTGATGCGCTACACAGAATTTGGCGGACGCGCACGTGCGACGATGGACAACCCGAAAATGGCGAACGCATTGGGCATCAACACTTCGCGCATTTATGCCTACACCTTTGGGCTGGGGTCGGCACTGGCTGGCATCGCGGGGGGCATGTTCGCGCTGACCGCGTCGATCACGCCGTTCTTTGGTGCGGCTTATACAGCCAAGGCATTCATCACCGTCGTCGTGGGCGGCAGCGCCAACTTTATCACCGGTTTGATTGGCAGTGTCCTGACGCTGGGCGCAGTGCAAACCATCTTTACCAACATGTTCAGCGTCTACATCGGCTTTGTCGGCATGATCGCTGCGGCGTTCCTGATCCTGCTGCTGATGCCGACCGGGATATCGGGCTTTATCGAGCGTATAAAGGCGCGCTCGAAATGA
- a CDS encoding urease accessory protein UreF, with amino-acid sequence MNMITATNPLSNLDTDAQQKTLFLLQVANSSFPTGAFNHSYGFETWFSDGTVSDGPSFEIACRDWLVYCMARSEGIAVARACEMARLGDDAGLLDLDNRVAALKLSRESREASSMTGQALLNAYLDIFDTPGLEGYAAAVQAGDAEGHHSVIFGAICGSYGISGTDAVLTFLQTAVSGLAGVASRLIPLGQVETQRIITHAWPLIQQASLSAVEADVDDMNAATFSLDMASMQHETLRTRLCIS; translated from the coding sequence ATGAACATGATCACAGCCACTAACCCGCTCAGCAATCTGGACACCGACGCGCAGCAAAAGACGCTGTTTTTGTTGCAGGTCGCGAATTCCTCATTCCCCACGGGTGCGTTCAATCACTCCTACGGGTTCGAGACATGGTTCAGCGACGGCACGGTGTCGGACGGCCCCAGTTTCGAGATCGCCTGTCGCGATTGGCTGGTCTATTGCATGGCCCGCTCCGAAGGGATCGCCGTGGCGCGGGCCTGCGAAATGGCCCGGCTAGGGGATGACGCCGGATTGCTGGACCTCGACAACCGGGTTGCGGCGCTGAAGCTAAGCAGGGAGTCCCGCGAGGCGTCGTCGATGACCGGGCAGGCGTTACTCAATGCCTATCTGGATATCTTCGACACGCCGGGGCTGGAGGGTTACGCCGCCGCCGTGCAGGCGGGTGACGCCGAGGGGCATCATTCGGTGATCTTTGGCGCGATCTGCGGCTCTTACGGCATCAGCGGCACTGATGCCGTGCTGACATTCCTACAAACTGCAGTGTCGGGGCTGGCAGGCGTCGCCTCGCGGTTGATCCCGCTGGGGCAGGTCGAAACGCAGCGCATTATCACCCATGCCTGGCCGCTTATTCAGCAGGCAAGCCTGAGCGCCGTAGAGGCGGATGTCGATGACATGAATGCCGCTACGTTTTCGTTGGATATGGCCAGTATGCAGCATGAGACTCTGAGAACGCGACTATGTATTTCGTAG
- a CDS encoding branched-chain amino acid ABC transporter permease produces MRQQKAGLLGFVGLLNGPQTMGRGWLFWGSFVVVVFLAYIAPTHLGIKPYKVNEFLVSGFLAASLSILWGYGGILSLGQAAFFGIGGYTFGVMGINLWDVTGNTHLAFLGGILVPTIFAAFIGAIMFFARLKGVYIAILMLVLSLLFETFMLQTADPDVYSIGKAMLGGSNGLRPASDIPSAAFGWGDAVAEFNGRRVGFYYFVLTLLIAVYLGLRCLLNSSFGYLLVAIREDPDRTATFGYDVRLIQLAVFCIAAALAGLAGSLDTARINRVDPELVFGVSANIMVVIWVAVGGRKDLTAAILGAITLEWMFLWLTTSGNPEYAQIVMGGILILVMLIAPEGIFIFLGNRLGRLYARSAALVSRQEGD; encoded by the coding sequence ATGAGACAACAAAAAGCCGGACTCCTGGGGTTCGTCGGCTTGCTGAACGGACCGCAGACGATGGGCCGTGGCTGGTTGTTCTGGGGCAGCTTCGTGGTCGTGGTCTTTCTGGCCTACATTGCGCCCACGCATCTGGGGATCAAGCCTTACAAGGTCAACGAATTTCTGGTGTCGGGTTTCCTTGCGGCCAGCCTGTCGATCCTTTGGGGCTATGGCGGCATCCTCAGCCTCGGGCAGGCGGCGTTCTTTGGGATCGGCGGCTACACGTTTGGCGTCATGGGGATCAACCTGTGGGACGTGACCGGCAACACCCATTTGGCGTTTCTGGGCGGTATCCTCGTCCCCACCATCTTTGCCGCCTTCATAGGCGCGATCATGTTTTTCGCACGACTCAAGGGGGTCTACATCGCCATTTTGATGCTGGTCCTGTCGCTGCTGTTTGAGACGTTCATGTTGCAAACCGCAGACCCGGATGTCTATTCCATCGGCAAGGCGATGCTGGGCGGCTCTAACGGGCTGCGGCCCGCCTCGGACATTCCCAGCGCGGCGTTCGGCTGGGGCGATGCGGTGGCCGAGTTCAACGGGCGGCGCGTCGGCTTTTATTATTTTGTGCTGACGCTGCTGATTGCCGTCTATCTGGGGCTGCGCTGCCTGCTCAACTCTTCGTTCGGCTACCTTTTGGTGGCCATCCGCGAAGATCCTGACCGCACGGCAACCTTCGGCTATGACGTGCGCCTGATCCAACTGGCTGTGTTCTGCATTGCCGCCGCCCTTGCCGGGCTGGCCGGATCGCTGGACACCGCGCGAATAAATCGGGTGGACCCAGAGCTGGTCTTTGGCGTGTCGGCCAACATCATGGTCGTGATCTGGGTTGCAGTCGGCGGACGCAAGGACCTGACCGCCGCCATTCTGGGCGCGATAACGCTGGAATGGATGTTCCTGTGGCTGACGACCTCGGGCAACCCCGAATACGCGCAAATCGTGATGGGTGGCATCCTGATACTGGTGATGCTGATCGCACCCGAGGGCATCTTCATCTTTTTGGGCAACAGGCTGGGCAGGCTCTACGCGCGCTCGGCCGCCCTCGTCAGCCGGCAGGAGGGGGACTGA
- a CDS encoding urease accessory protein UreE, protein MPVITAVMGTVSEMAATAGGEDALFLTSEERASAHMAAVTEGGRAVKISLPRGTELNDGDVLAVEGDTMIVARAAKERLFVVAPDTALEWGIAAFHLGNLHRPVRFRDDAMLTPADAKVADVLRGSGITFETSEAAFVGVRYGSYAGHDHDHDHSHDHSHAQGQGHDHSHEHDHSH, encoded by the coding sequence ATGCCGGTTATTACAGCCGTGATGGGCACGGTATCTGAGATGGCGGCAACCGCCGGAGGTGAGGACGCGCTGTTCCTTACCTCCGAGGAGCGCGCAAGCGCCCATATGGCCGCCGTGACCGAAGGTGGACGCGCCGTCAAAATCTCACTGCCGCGCGGGACCGAGTTGAACGACGGTGACGTGCTCGCCGTCGAAGGCGATACGATGATCGTGGCGCGGGCGGCCAAGGAGCGACTGTTTGTCGTTGCCCCCGACACCGCACTTGAGTGGGGGATCGCGGCCTTTCATCTGGGCAATCTGCACCGTCCCGTCCGGTTTCGCGATGACGCGATGCTGACGCCGGCCGACGCCAAGGTCGCCGACGTGCTGCGCGGATCGGGCATCACGTTCGAGACGAGCGAGGCAGCGTTTGTCGGGGTGCGATACGGCTCTTATGCGGGGCACGATCATGACCATGACCACAGCCACGATCACTCACACGCGCAGGGACAGGGGCACGATCACAGTCATGAACATGATCACAGCCACTAA
- a CDS encoding LuxR family transcriptional regulator — MRGKLRDCQDFQQCLDALHESASDLGFTQVLYARQVLKPQIDNERWAPLRLNVRNFPQGWENIWREYECHDPYYHACFEGTLPFDWAKVQSNERLNDKERAAWKYLADFGLARGMTIPIHLPKGKFAVVSAIVDKSNANWSSIYDDNRENMFHMAHIFHNTITTQGYADQVEVALPNILSPREHECLGWAAMGKTSPEIAIILDRSVETVRLHIKNAMLKLDASTRTHAVAKAVHLGVLEGDRLFA, encoded by the coding sequence TTGCGAGGCAAGCTTCGCGATTGTCAGGACTTTCAGCAGTGCCTCGACGCATTGCACGAAAGTGCTTCGGACCTCGGCTTCACACAGGTTCTCTATGCGCGTCAGGTGCTGAAACCTCAAATCGACAATGAACGATGGGCGCCCTTGCGCCTCAATGTGCGCAATTTTCCACAGGGCTGGGAGAACATTTGGCGCGAGTACGAGTGCCACGATCCCTATTATCATGCCTGCTTTGAGGGCACGCTTCCGTTTGACTGGGCCAAGGTCCAATCGAACGAACGCCTAAACGACAAAGAGCGCGCAGCGTGGAAGTACCTCGCGGATTTCGGGCTGGCGCGCGGCATGACAATCCCCATTCATCTGCCCAAGGGCAAATTCGCTGTCGTCAGCGCAATAGTGGACAAAAGCAACGCGAACTGGTCAAGCATCTATGACGACAATCGCGAAAACATGTTCCATATGGCACATATCTTTCACAACACGATTACGACGCAGGGGTATGCGGATCAGGTCGAGGTGGCCCTACCGAACATCCTTAGCCCGCGCGAACACGAATGCCTTGGCTGGGCCGCCATGGGCAAGACGTCGCCCGAAATCGCCATAATTCTTGATCGGTCTGTGGAAACGGTGCGACTGCATATCAAGAACGCCATGCTCAAGCTGGATGCCAGCACGCGCACCCATGCGGTGGCCAAGGCGGTGCATCTGGGCGTTCTGGAGGGCGACCGCCTCTTTGCGTAA